AGATGCACACGGCGCTGAAAATTGCTCCGGTCTATCACGCTCCGGTGGTGCACCTTAAAGATGCTTCCCAGAATGCAAGTGTCGCTTCCCGTTTATTGAATCCGCAATTAAAGGCTGAATTGGTAAATGAACTGGAGGCGGAATATGAGGCACTTCGTGAAAAGAGCGGATTACTGCGCCGTGAAACCGTTTCACTGGAAGAAGCACAGAAAAATAAGTTAAACCTATTTTAAAACAGTGTCACAATGAAAAAGATTTTCTCTTTCTTATGCCTCTTCATGGCAATAGTTGCAATGAGCTCATGTTCTTCTGCAAAAGAAGAAAAAGGAACGTCCGGAACCGGAAATGCTGCATTGGATAATATCTTTGAGCGTAAAAGCGTACGCACTTATCTGAATAAGGGAGTGGAGAAAGAGAAGATTGATTTGTTGCTTCGTGCCGGAATGGCTGCCCCTTCGGGTAAAGACGTCCGTCCGTGGGAATTTGTCGTTGTGTCCGACCGTGCCAAACTGGATTCAATGGCTGCCGCACTTCCGTATGCCAAGATGTTGACGCAGGCTCGTAATGCAATTATTGTTTGCGGTGATTCCGTGAAATCTTCCTATTGGTATCTGGACTGCTCTGCTGCTGCCCAAAACATCCTTTTGGCTGCCGAAAGTCTGGGACTTGGTGCTGTGTGGACAGCCGCTTATCCTTATGAAGACCGTATGCAGGTGGTGCGTAAATATACCGGTCTGCCTGAGAATATCCTTCCGCTTTGTGTCATTCCGTTCGGTTATCCCGCTACCAAAGAGAATCCGAAACAGAAATTTGACGAGAAAAAGATACATTATAATCAGTATTAGTAAACAAAAGTTTTGTCTTTTCAATAATTTCCTTACATTTGCGTCTGAATTAATTAAAATCTGATACGCAAATGTTTGGAATAGACGACCCTTTTATAATTCTGCCTTACCTGCTTTCGGTAGTATGTGTGATTTTTGCTGCCTGGTTCGGGCTGAAATACTGGAATAAGGACGACGAAAAAGACGAAACACGATGAATACATTTACACTCAGTTTGATTGTGATAGGCTATCTGCTATCACTTGCTTATCTTGGTTTTTTAGGGTATAAAAAGACAACGAGTACCAGTGACTATCTGGTAGGCGGGCGTCAGATGAATCCTATCGTTATGGCACTTTCTTATGGTGCCACGTTTATTTCCGCATCTGCTATTGTGGGCTTCGGGGGAGTGGCTGCCGCTTTTGGTATGGGTATCCAGTGGCTCTGTTTCCTCAATATGTTTATCGGGGTTGTTATTGCTTTTATCTTTTTTGGTTTGCGCACCCGGCGTATGGGGGCTAAACTGAATGTCAGTACTTTCCCGCAATTGTTAGGACGTCATTTTCGCTCACGTAATATCCAAGTCTTTATTGCTGCTGTGATTTTTATAGGGATGCCGCTTTATGCCGCAGTTGTGATGAAGGGCGGAGCCGTATTTATCGAACAGATCTTTCAGATTGACTTCAATATCTCTTTATTGATCTTCACGCTGGTGATTGCCGCTTATGTGATTGCCGGAGGAATGAAGGGAGTGATGTATACGGACGCTTTGCAGGCAGTCATTATGTTTGCTTGTATGTTGTTCCTGCTTTTCTCTTTGTATCAGGTGCTTGATATGAACTTTACGGAGGCTAATAAGGAACTGACTGCTATTGCTCCTCTGGTTCCGGAAAAGTTTAAGGCATTGGGACATCAGGGGTGGACTGCGATGCCTGTCACGGGTTCTCCACAATGGTATTCGTTGGTTACTTCTCTTATTCTGGGTGTTGGAATCGGATGTCTGGCGCAACCGCAGCTAGTAGTCCGTTTCATGACGGTGGAAAGTAGCAAGCAGTTGAACCGTGGTGTGTTTATCGGTTGTTTCTTTTTGATTATAACCGTAGGTGCTATTTATCATGCCGGAGCATTGAGTAATCTTTTCTTTCTGAAAACAGAAGGGGCGATTGCTACGGAAGTCGTACAGGATATTGATAAGATTATTCCATATTTTATTAATAAGGCAATGCCCGATTGGTTTGCCGCACTATTTATGCTGTGCATCCTTTCGGCAAGTATGTCGACGTTGAGTTCACAGTTTCATACAATGGGTGCGTCGGTCGGCTCGGATATTTATGGTACGTATAAGCCTCGCTCCCGTGGCAAACTCACGAATGTGATTCGTTTGGGAGTGTTATTCTCTATCTTGGTCAGCTATATTATTTGCTATATGTTGCCCCATGATATTATTGCCCGTGGAACTTCTATTTTTATGGGAATCTGTGCGGCAGCTTTCCTCCCTGCCTATTTCTGTGCGCTCTATTGGAAGCGGGCGACGAAACAAGGGGTAATAGCGAGTCTTTGGGTAGGAACTCTTGGAAGTCTTTTTGCTCTGGTATTTCTACATCAGAAAGAATCGGCTGCATTGGGTATCTGCAAGGCGTTGTTCGGACGGGATGTACTGATAGAAACATATCCGTTCCCGGTGATTGACCCGATATTGTTTGCATTACCTTTATCAGTCCTGGCTATTGTCGGAATCAGTCTGTTGACTTACAAAAAGTATTAGGCTTTAATTTTCTTCTTATAAGATTCGTACCGTGACACAATGTCACGAACGAAGTTATAAGTTTCTATACCACGGAAATACCCGTTTTTACAGACAGGATCAGTGAAGTATTCTTCATTGCTTTTAAGCAGGATGAAATTTTCTACATTATCTTTCCACACCAGTTTGTTCTTTCCGTATTTCTCTGCCAATGCCATGGCGTCATAGATATGTCCTAAACCGGCATTGTAAGAAGCGAGGATAAAATTGAGGCGTTCTTCTTTATCGGGAATCATACTGAAACTGCGGTCGGTAGCGGCAATATACTTGATAGCTGCCTTTACGCTTTCTTCCGGATTCTGTTCCTTTCCCGGAGGTACTCCCATAGCCCGGGCGGTGGCAGGCATTAGTTGCATTAAGCCTTTGGCTCCTGCCCATGAAACAGCTGTTGTGTCAAAATTGGATTCCGTATAAGCTAATGATGCAAGCATACGCCAATCCCAGCCGATTTCTTTGGAGTATTTTCTGAACAAATCGTCATAATGGGATATTTTTCCTTCTTTTAAGGAAAGGATAGGAGAGTGGGGCATCATTTTACTGTTTTCAAAATAACGTTTCATACTTGCTGTATAAGCCGGAGAAGTCATGTTCTCCTGATGCCATTTTGTAGCTGCGGCTGCCAGTTCGGGACTGTCTTTTCGTACAGCCCATGAAGAACGTTGGTCGAAACTGACGGACAAATCGATATTCAGATTAGGATAGTAGGTCTTGTTCAGTTTCGCTAAGTCATTGTCGGCTACCGTATAGGGAATTTTACCTTGTGCTACTTGCGTGATCAGGTCTTCCACAGTAATACTGTCACTGGTAACTTTGTGGATATGAATACCTCCTCCCAGTTCATTATTCAGATTGACAAGCCGGTCGTAATATTTCCCCGGTTTAACATATATGTCTTTTCCTACCAGCTCGGTTACATCTTTCAGAGACTTGCTTTTTCCCTGTTGCACAATCACTTGATGAGTAATGATATCTTCCCCGCAATAGAGGATACTGTCTTTCCATTCTTTTGTGATAGGCAGGTTGTAGGCAATCATATCTCCTTCGCCAGCCAATAACTTGCGGATTAATTCATCCACACTGTTGGCAACTTCAATCCTGAGCTTCAATCCCATACTTTTGGCGAATTGCTCACTAAGTTCATATTGAAAACCCATTTCCTGTCCACGATAGTTGAAATATGAAGTTGAACTGTAAAGCGTCAATACAACCAATTCTCCGCTATCTTTTATCTGCGAAAGATCGCGTACATTTTCATTCACCTTGTTATGTTGTTTATTTCGGCAACCTAACATGCAGCAGAACAACACAAGGAGTAGAGGGATAATCAGGTTTTTGGCGTTCATATTTGACGTTTTACTTTTCATTTTCAACTTACCATTCTCAACCCCTTAAGTGCTTCTTGATGTACATTGTCAGTATATCAATGGCTACTTTATTGCTTCCGCCTTCGGGTACGATAAGATCGGCATAGCGCTTGCAAGGTTCGATAAATTGCAGGTGCATGGGCTTGAGAACGCGTGTGTAACGTTCCATTACAGCTTCTGCTGTACGTCCCCGTTCGATAACGTCTCTTTGAATAACACGTATCAGGCGTTCATCCGGGTCGGCATCTACAAATATTTTGAGATCCATTATGTTGCGTAGTTTCTTATCGCATAAAGCAAGAATCCCTTCAATGATAACTACTTCGCGAGGTTCAATATGAATTGTTTCGGGCTGGCGGGTACAAGTCAGATAGGAATAGGTTGGTTGTTCGATGCTTTTTCCTTCTTTCAGCATCATGACATGTTTGGAGAGCAAACTCCACTCAAAGGCATCCGGATGATCGAAGTTAATGTTCTGGCGTTCTTCCACCGGGACGTGACTACTGTCTTTGTAGTATGAATCCTGAGGTAACAATACTACCTCCCCTGCAGGAAGGCTTTCTACAATTTTTCGTACGACGGTGGTTTTTCCGGAGCCTGTTCCGCCTGCTATTCCTATAATTAACATCTCTTTAAGTGTATATTTAAACCAAATAGAGTAAATTTGCATTGTTTATGCAGTGCATTGACCAGGCAAATATAGAAACAATTCATTAAAATAACAACGTAATGGTAAAACACATTGTATTATTTAAGTTAAAAGACGAAGTTTCAGCAGAGGAGAAACTTGTAGTCATGAATAAATTTAAGGAGGCAATAGAAGCGCTTCCGGCTAAAATTCCGGTGATCCGTAAGGTCGAAGTCGGATTGAATATGAATCCCGGAGAAACGTGGAACATAGCGCTGTATAGTGAATTTGATACGCTGGAAGATGTGAAGTACTATGCGACGCATCCCGACCATGTGGCAGCCGGAAGGATTTTGGCTGAGACAAAGGAAAGCCGTGCGTGTGTAGATTATGAATTATAATCCCCTAATTATTGAAAATGAAAAAGTTAATTTCTTCACTGCTTTTAAGCTTTGTTGTATGTGTTTTGCAAGCGCAGATCAAAGATCCGGTAAAGTTCAAGACTGAGTTCAATACTCTTTCTGACACGGAAGCGGAGATTGTATTTACCGCTGCCATTGATAAAGGGTGGCATGTGTATTCTACCGAACTTGGAGATGGCGGACCTATTTCTGCAACGTTTAATGTTGATAAAACGTCTGGCATAGAGCTACTGGGAAAACTGAAACCGGTTGGCAAAGAGGTCGCCACTTTCGACAAGTTGTTTGAAATGAAGGTGCGTTATTTTGAGAATACGGCTAAATTCATTCAGAAGGTGAAGCTCACAGGTGGAGCTTATGAAATAGAAGGTTATCTGGAGTATGGAGCTTGTGACGATGAAAGTTGTCTTCCTCCTACTGAAGTGCCGTTTAAGTTTTCCGGAGTAGCGAAGACAGCTAATGCTGCTGCAGCTAAAGCGGAACAACCGGAAAAAAAGGAAGTTGAGAAAAAAGAAGAGGCGGCTCCTGTTGTTTCTAAGGATACTGTAGCTATGATGGAACTGGTTCCTGCCACTACAACAGATGCATCTACGGGGATTCAACCTGCCGTTGCATCCGGTGAGCTCTGGAAACCGGTCATTAGTGAACTGCAAGCGTTAGGTGAAGAACATACGCAGGGAGATATGTCCTGGATTTATATTTTTGTGACAGGTTTCTTAGGCGGACTATTAGCTTTGTTTACTCCGTGTGTATGGCCGATTATTCCTATGACGGTCAGCTTCTTCCTGAAACGTAGTAAGGACAAGAAGAAAGGGATTCGTGATGCGTGGACTTATGGTGCGTCTATTGTTGTGATTTATGTGGCATTAGGCTTGGCTATAACATTGATCTTCGGTGCCAGTGCCTTGAATGCCTTATCTACTAATGCAATTTTCAATATTCTCTTCTTCCTGATGTTGGTAGTGTTTGCCGCTTCGTTCTTCGGAGCATTTGAGATTACATTGCCTTCGAAGTGGAGTAATGCGGTAGATAGTAAAGCGGAATCGACTACGGGATTACTGAGTATTTTCCTAATGGCATTTACACTTTCGTTGGTGTCTTTCTCTTGTACAGGTCCGATTATCGGATTTTTGTTGGTACAGGTTTCCACAACGGGAAGTATAGTAGCTCCGGCAATTGGAATGCTGGGATTCGCCATTGCTTTGGCGTTGCCGTTTACTCTTTTCGCTTTATTTCCATCGTGGCTGAAATCTATGCCGAAATCGGGAGGTTGGATGAATGTGATCAAGGTAACACTGGGCTTCCTTGAACTTGCATTTGCACTTAAATTCTTATCGGTTGCCGATTTGGCTTATGGCTGGAGACTGCTTGATCGTGAAACTTTCCTTGCTTTATGGATTGTTATTTTTGCTTTACTTGGATTTTATCTGTTGGGTAAGATCAAGTTCCCGCATGATGATGATGATAATAAGGTAGGTGTTACCCGCTTCTTCATGGCACTTGTTTCTTTGGCATTTGCGGTATATATGGTTCCTGGTCTATGGGGAGCACCGTTGAAAGCTGTCAGTGCGTTTGCTCCGCCTATGCAGACGCAGGATTTCAATTTGTATAAGAATGAAGTACATGCCAAATTTGACGATTATGATTTAGGAATGGAGTATGCACGTTTGAATGGTAAGCCTGTAATGCTCGACTTTACCGGATACGGTTGTGTCAATTGTCGTAAAATGGAGGCTGCTGTTTGGACTGACCCGAAGGTGAGCGACTTAATTAATAACGATTATGTATTGATAACTCTCTATGTAGATAATAAAACTCCGCTGACCGAACCTGTGAAGATTGTCGAGAACGGAACAGAACGTACCTTGCGTACTGTCGGTGACAAATGGAGTTATCTGCAACGTGTGAAGTTCGGTGCCAATGCACAGCCTTTCTACGTATTGCTGGATAATCAGGGAAAACCGTTGAACAAGTCGTATGCTTATGATGAAGATATTCCCAAGTATATCGAGTTTCTGCAAACTGGATTGGAAAATTACAAGAAGGAGAGATAATCTCCTTCTTAAAGGTTCTTCTTCAAATTTGTTGGTAAGGTGAATTAGTAAAATAATGATTTGCTAGCTTATAGTCGATAGTATCCTCCATTCTCCTCCTTCGGGAAGGAGGAGTCCCCGTAGGGGGAGGTGGTAGGTGAATGTGTAAGTGAACTGCCCCCAATAGTTAGACACAAAACTATTGGAGGCAGTTCATTCTTTTTGAGGTAGCCTCACTATTGTCGAGTATGTTTTCTACCAGTTTCTTTTCACTGTACGATAGCCGTAACCGATAATCACAAGGAAACAGATAAAAGGTAGAATGAATGAAACGTTGACTGCCGGCAACCAACCGATTTCTTTCATATCAATAATGCTTGCTTGCAATGGAGGAAGAATAGAACCTCCGAGAATAGCCATAATAAGTCCGGCTGCTCCGAATTTTGCGTCATCTCCAAGACCTTTTAAGGCAATACCGTAAATAGTGGGGAACATTAGAGACATGCAGGCGGATACGGCTACCAGGCAATAGAGTCCATAAATATTTTGAAGGAAGATAGTACCTAAGGTGAAAATTCCTCCGAAAATAGCCAGAATCATTAATAATTTTCCTGCATTCAGATAACGCAGAATGAAAGTACAAATGAAACGGCTGATACAGAAAATAATCATTGCTATGATATTGTATTGCTGCGAAAGCACTTCCGCACTCTTTTCGTCCATGCCGAATTCCGGTGACATAAACAGGCGGGTACCATATTGGATTATAAAAGTCCAGCACATGATTTGTGCACCTACATAAAAAAACTGAGCAATCACACCTTCGCGATAACGTGTTTGGGTGAAAATACGTTTTAATGTCGGGAAGAAGTCTATTTTATGGTTCTGATCTCCGTTCTTTGGCATTTTTACGAATCGTATCAAGAGAAGCATAGCTACGATAATCAGACCGATGATAAGATAAGGGGCGATTAGCACTGCAAGATCGCTCTCTTTGATTGCCTGAAATTCACTCTCATTGAGTAAAGCACGTTCTTCAGTACCCATTGGATGTAATTTGGCTTGAATGAATTGCATGGCTACATACATTCCGAGCAATGAACCCATTGGGTTGAAAGATTGGGCAAGATTCAAACGTCTTGTGGCAGTATCTTCTGTTCCCATAGAAAGAATGTATGGATTACAGCTTGTCTCCAGAAATGAGAGTCCGCAAGTCAAGATAAAGTAAGCTATCAGAAACGGGTAATATTCTCCTGTCATTTTAGCAGGGAAGAATAGGAATGCTCCAAAAGCATACAGACCAAGACCTAGCAGAACACCTGCTTTATAAGAATATTTGCGGATGAACATGGCAGCCGGAAAAGCCATGGCAAAGTAGCCTCCATAAAAAGCGACTTGTACTAACGCTCCGTCGGTAGCACTCATCCGGAAGATTTTGGAAAATGCCTTTACCATTGGGTTGGTGATATCGTTTGCAAATCCCCATAACGCAAAACAAGAAGTGATGAGAATAAAAGGGATAAGATAATTGATGCCATCTTTTGACAGGATGGACTGTTTGATGTGTTTCATGGTTCTTTTGGGATATTTTTAGGTATTATATAAATGGAACATTCTCTCCATTGGTTTCCATTTTTCCGCGGAACTCATTCCGGGAGCGGCTTGTTGGAAGATAGCCATGTATTCCTCCCATTCCTGTTGGCGGGGAAGAGTATTCAGGCGTGCCATTGCTGTGTCCCAGTCGAAGTCAACGGGAGTTTCGACAATCATAAACAAGCGTGTGCCAAGAATATAGATTTCCATTTCGAGGATGCCTACTTCCCGGATACCTGCAAGGATTTCAGGCCATGCCTCCGCTTGACTATGTCTTTTCCGATATTCGGCAATCAATTCCGGAGAATCGCGTAAGTCAAGAGTCTGACAATATCTTTTGACTGGGACGCTGTAAGATTGGACCTGATAACCGGTTTTAGGTGTTTCCATATACTTTTTATTTTTTAGGATAATATACTTGAGGTGTGACACTTCGGCTTACAATCTCTCTTAATTCCCGGAGGTCGGAAATTTCTCCCTTAGCCATTGCTTGTGTCAGAATATTACCTATGGCAGTAGCCTCGACAGGACCAGCGTAAACAGGGATATTGAGTGCATCGGCTGTAAGCTGGTTGAGTAATTTATTCTGCGAACCTCCTCCAATGATGTTTAATTGGCGGATCGGGGAGGGGAGACAATGGTTAAGCTTTTCTACTGCCTGTTGGTATTTGAATGCTAATGATTGGAGTACACATTTAACGGTTTCCGCTTTGCTTTGAGGAATGTGCAGAGAGTGATCCCGGCAATAATTCATAAGAGCTGTCTCCATATTTTCCGGATTCATGAATTCCGGAGCGTCAACAGGGATGATTGTATCAGTTTCCACTTCGGCAGCTTGTGGTATGATTGTATCATAATGTTGTTCTTCTCCACGTGCTTTCCATTCACTCATCAAGCGTTGTAGAATCCATAGTCCTGTGATGTTTTGCAGGAAGCGGATGCGGCCTCCAACACCTCCTTCATTGGTGAATTCGGCTTTCCGTGCTTCTTCTGTCAATATCGGTTCATTGACTTCAACGCCCAAAAGCGACCACGTACCGGAACTTAGAAAAGCGATAGGAGTTTCTGTCGCCGGAACGGCTGCAACGGCACTGGCTGTGTCATGAGAACCTACGGCTATTACATCTACTGCACCCAGTCCGGTTTCCCGTGCAATATCCTCTTTTAAAGTTCCTCTGATAGTTCCCGGTTGGATAATTTCACCAAACAGATGCTCGGGAAGTTCTAATGCACGAATTGTTTCTTGTGACCAGTTTCGTCGTTTTGCGTCAAGTAATTCCGAAGTGGAAGCGATGCAATATTCATTATTGGCTATTCCGGTCAGGAAGTAACTGAAAAGGTCGGGCATGAACAGAAGTTGGTGGGCAATCTCTAATTGGGGATCCCGGTTCTGTTTCATACTATAAAGTTGGAATAGCGTGTTGATAGCCATGACCTGTATTCCAGTAGTAGTATAGTGTTGCTGTTCATCCAGAACCTTGAATACCTTTGCCGGCATTCCGTCTGTTCTTGCATCCCGGTAACAGATAGGGTTACTTAGCAAATTTCCATTTTTATCAATCAATCCGAAATCTACGCCCCACGTGTCGATACCAATTCCCTTGACGGTATATCCTTTTTGGGCAGCCAGCTTCAGGCCGGTTTTCATGTCTTCGAATAGGGCAGGAAAATCCCAGTAGACATGATTTCCTAATTTTACCTGACGGTTGGAGAAGCGGTGAACTTCTTCCAGTTCCAGCTTTCCATGGAGAAGGGAGCCGGCGATAATTCGTCCGCTACCTCCTCCAAAGTCTGCTGCTAAGTATGTGTTTTTAATGTTGTCTTTC
The nucleotide sequence above comes from Bacteroides caccae. Encoded proteins:
- a CDS encoding Dabb family protein; translation: MVKHIVLFKLKDEVSAEEKLVVMNKFKEAIEALPAKIPVIRKVEVGLNMNPGETWNIALYSEFDTLEDVKYYATHPDHVAAGRILAETKESRACVDYEL
- a CDS encoding rhamnulokinase; this translates as MKDNIKNTYLAADFGGGSGRIIAGSLLHGKLELEEVHRFSNRQVKLGNHVYWDFPALFEDMKTGLKLAAQKGYTVKGIGIDTWGVDFGLIDKNGNLLSNPICYRDARTDGMPAKVFKVLDEQQHYTTTGIQVMAINTLFQLYSMKQNRDPQLEIAHQLLFMPDLFSYFLTGIANNEYCIASTSELLDAKRRNWSQETIRALELPEHLFGEIIQPGTIRGTLKEDIARETGLGAVDVIAVGSHDTASAVAAVPATETPIAFLSSGTWSLLGVEVNEPILTEEARKAEFTNEGGVGGRIRFLQNITGLWILQRLMSEWKARGEEQHYDTIIPQAAEVETDTIIPVDAPEFMNPENMETALMNYCRDHSLHIPQSKAETVKCVLQSLAFKYQQAVEKLNHCLPSPIRQLNIIGGGSQNKLLNQLTADALNIPVYAGPVEATAIGNILTQAMAKGEISDLRELREIVSRSVTPQVYYPKK
- the udk gene encoding uridine kinase, which translates into the protein MLIIGIAGGTGSGKTTVVRKIVESLPAGEVVLLPQDSYYKDSSHVPVEERQNINFDHPDAFEWSLLSKHVMMLKEGKSIEQPTYSYLTCTRQPETIHIEPREVVIIEGILALCDKKLRNIMDLKIFVDADPDERLIRVIQRDVIERGRTAEAVMERYTRVLKPMHLQFIEPCKRYADLIVPEGGSNKVAIDILTMYIKKHLRG
- a CDS encoding symporter small accessory protein; translated protein: MFGIDDPFIILPYLLSVVCVIFAAWFGLKYWNKDDEKDETR
- the fucP gene encoding L-fucose:H+ symporter permease gives rise to the protein MKHIKQSILSKDGINYLIPFILITSCFALWGFANDITNPMVKAFSKIFRMSATDGALVQVAFYGGYFAMAFPAAMFIRKYSYKAGVLLGLGLYAFGAFLFFPAKMTGEYYPFLIAYFILTCGLSFLETSCNPYILSMGTEDTATRRLNLAQSFNPMGSLLGMYVAMQFIQAKLHPMGTEERALLNESEFQAIKESDLAVLIAPYLIIGLIIVAMLLLIRFVKMPKNGDQNHKIDFFPTLKRIFTQTRYREGVIAQFFYVGAQIMCWTFIIQYGTRLFMSPEFGMDEKSAEVLSQQYNIIAMIIFCISRFICTFILRYLNAGKLLMILAIFGGIFTLGTIFLQNIYGLYCLVAVSACMSLMFPTIYGIALKGLGDDAKFGAAGLIMAILGGSILPPLQASIIDMKEIGWLPAVNVSFILPFICFLVIIGYGYRTVKRNW
- a CDS encoding L-rhamnose mutarotase, with protein sequence METPKTGYQVQSYSVPVKRYCQTLDLRDSPELIAEYRKRHSQAEAWPEILAGIREVGILEMEIYILGTRLFMIVETPVDFDWDTAMARLNTLPRQQEWEEYMAIFQQAAPGMSSAEKWKPMERMFHLYNT
- a CDS encoding MltF family protein, yielding MNAKNLIIPLLLVLFCCMLGCRNKQHNKVNENVRDLSQIKDSGELVVLTLYSSTSYFNYRGQEMGFQYELSEQFAKSMGLKLRIEVANSVDELIRKLLAGEGDMIAYNLPITKEWKDSILYCGEDIITHQVIVQQGKSKSLKDVTELVGKDIYVKPGKYYDRLVNLNNELGGGIHIHKVTSDSITVEDLITQVAQGKIPYTVADNDLAKLNKTYYPNLNIDLSVSFDQRSSWAVRKDSPELAAAATKWHQENMTSPAYTASMKRYFENSKMMPHSPILSLKEGKISHYDDLFRKYSKEIGWDWRMLASLAYTESNFDTTAVSWAGAKGLMQLMPATARAMGVPPGKEQNPEESVKAAIKYIAATDRSFSMIPDKEERLNFILASYNAGLGHIYDAMALAEKYGKNKLVWKDNVENFILLKSNEEYFTDPVCKNGYFRGIETYNFVRDIVSRYESYKKKIKA
- a CDS encoding nitroreductase family protein gives rise to the protein MKKIFSFLCLFMAIVAMSSCSSAKEEKGTSGTGNAALDNIFERKSVRTYLNKGVEKEKIDLLLRAGMAAPSGKDVRPWEFVVVSDRAKLDSMAAALPYAKMLTQARNAIIVCGDSVKSSYWYLDCSAAAQNILLAAESLGLGAVWTAAYPYEDRMQVVRKYTGLPENILPLCVIPFGYPATKENPKQKFDEKKIHYNQY
- a CDS encoding sodium:solute symporter family protein, producing the protein MNTFTLSLIVIGYLLSLAYLGFLGYKKTTSTSDYLVGGRQMNPIVMALSYGATFISASAIVGFGGVAAAFGMGIQWLCFLNMFIGVVIAFIFFGLRTRRMGAKLNVSTFPQLLGRHFRSRNIQVFIAAVIFIGMPLYAAVVMKGGAVFIEQIFQIDFNISLLIFTLVIAAYVIAGGMKGVMYTDALQAVIMFACMLFLLFSLYQVLDMNFTEANKELTAIAPLVPEKFKALGHQGWTAMPVTGSPQWYSLVTSLILGVGIGCLAQPQLVVRFMTVESSKQLNRGVFIGCFFLIITVGAIYHAGALSNLFFLKTEGAIATEVVQDIDKIIPYFINKAMPDWFAALFMLCILSASMSTLSSQFHTMGASVGSDIYGTYKPRSRGKLTNVIRLGVLFSILVSYIICYMLPHDIIARGTSIFMGICAAAFLPAYFCALYWKRATKQGVIASLWVGTLGSLFALVFLHQKESAALGICKALFGRDVLIETYPFPVIDPILFALPLSVLAIVGISLLTYKKY
- a CDS encoding protein-disulfide reductase DsbD family protein; the encoded protein is MKKLISSLLLSFVVCVLQAQIKDPVKFKTEFNTLSDTEAEIVFTAAIDKGWHVYSTELGDGGPISATFNVDKTSGIELLGKLKPVGKEVATFDKLFEMKVRYFENTAKFIQKVKLTGGAYEIEGYLEYGACDDESCLPPTEVPFKFSGVAKTANAAAAKAEQPEKKEVEKKEEAAPVVSKDTVAMMELVPATTTDASTGIQPAVASGELWKPVISELQALGEEHTQGDMSWIYIFVTGFLGGLLALFTPCVWPIIPMTVSFFLKRSKDKKKGIRDAWTYGASIVVIYVALGLAITLIFGASALNALSTNAIFNILFFLMLVVFAASFFGAFEITLPSKWSNAVDSKAESTTGLLSIFLMAFTLSLVSFSCTGPIIGFLLVQVSTTGSIVAPAIGMLGFAIALALPFTLFALFPSWLKSMPKSGGWMNVIKVTLGFLELAFALKFLSVADLAYGWRLLDRETFLALWIVIFALLGFYLLGKIKFPHDDDDNKVGVTRFFMALVSLAFAVYMVPGLWGAPLKAVSAFAPPMQTQDFNLYKNEVHAKFDDYDLGMEYARLNGKPVMLDFTGYGCVNCRKMEAAVWTDPKVSDLINNDYVLITLYVDNKTPLTEPVKIVENGTERTLRTVGDKWSYLQRVKFGANAQPFYVLLDNQGKPLNKSYAYDEDIPKYIEFLQTGLENYKKER